A region from the Saccharomonospora azurea NA-128 genome encodes:
- a CDS encoding sulfite exporter TauE/SafE family protein produces the protein MQTLLLFGLAGILAQLVDGSLGMAFGVTATTTLVTLGTAPAVASAAVHLAEVGTALASGAAHWRFRNIDWRTVVILAVPGAVGAVLGAYVLTSLPMEFAEVWITAVLLLLGLYVLVRFAFLRLGALVATRRPSARFLAPLGLVAGFVDASGGGGWGPVATTTLLSSGRLEPRKVVGSVDTSEFIVALAASAGFLLTLSQEHELNYTVVAGLMIGGVLAAPLAAWLVRKLPPRVLGAAAGGLIVFTNARTLLNATDTGSTVTTVVLTGVGVLWAVGLTAAIRSVREERRRREHEAHETPVG, from the coding sequence ATGCAGACCTTGTTGCTGTTCGGACTGGCCGGAATTCTGGCCCAGCTCGTGGACGGGTCGCTGGGAATGGCATTCGGAGTGACCGCCACCACGACTCTGGTGACGCTGGGCACTGCTCCGGCGGTCGCGTCGGCCGCCGTCCATCTCGCCGAGGTGGGCACCGCGTTGGCCTCGGGTGCCGCGCACTGGCGGTTCCGCAACATCGACTGGCGCACCGTCGTGATCCTCGCCGTGCCCGGTGCGGTGGGTGCCGTGCTCGGCGCGTACGTCCTGACCTCGCTGCCGATGGAGTTCGCCGAGGTGTGGATCACGGCCGTGCTCCTGCTGCTCGGCCTGTACGTGCTCGTCCGCTTCGCGTTCCTGCGGCTCGGCGCCCTGGTCGCGACGCGTCGTCCCAGCGCCCGGTTCCTGGCTCCGCTGGGACTCGTCGCCGGTTTCGTCGACGCCAGCGGTGGCGGCGGGTGGGGCCCGGTCGCGACCACGACGCTGCTGTCGTCGGGCCGCCTCGAACCCCGCAAGGTGGTCGGGTCGGTGGACACCTCCGAGTTCATCGTCGCGCTGGCCGCCAGTGCGGGCTTCCTCCTGACGCTGTCGCAGGAGCACGAGCTGAACTACACCGTCGTCGCGGGTCTGATGATCGGCGGTGTCCTCGCCGCACCCCTGGCGGCCTGGCTGGTGCGCAAGCTCCCACCCCGGGTACTCGGCGCCGCGGCGGGCGGGCTGATCGTGTTCACCAACGCGCGCACGCTGTTGAACGCGACCGACACCGGCTCGACCGTCACCACGGTCGTGCTGACCGGCGTCGGCGTCCTGTGGGCGGTGGGGCTCACCGCCGCGATCCGATCCGTGCGTGAGGAACGGCGTCGACGCGAGCACGAAGCGCACGAGACTCCGGTGGGCTGA